The Vicinamibacterales bacterium genome contains a region encoding:
- a CDS encoding PBP1A family penicillin-binding protein — translation MPRLPALARHAGLVLLFVGAALAGTASGVLFAYSDDLPGISALDQYKPDTITRVLGRDGTVVGEFATERRVVLRYDEIPPIMRQAVLSAEDAGFFSHFGFSLTGLVRAVVTNLVQMRKAGGASTLTQQLTRKLFLTDEKTWERKVKELLLALQIEKRYTKEEIFTLYCNQMYFGHGAYGVEAASQLYFGKPVKDLAVEEAALIAGILQGNVRQSPYVNPDAALRRRNYTLGRMAAEGYISEADAEAAKARPIVTRGDPSRESSIAPYYVEEVRKHLEARYGAQQLYESGLTVQTPLDPRLQAIATRALDAGLRRVDKRRTGFRRAQVRVVKDGGDLAAYRHERWGRPFAVGDIVPALVERVDAPGAQPGHADLRIGPLRAELTRESFRWTRRAHASQVVSVGDLVDVELVSIDGDAHTAAVRLEQTPLLEGAVVALENSTGHVLAMVGGYSFARSKFNRATQALRQIGSTFKPILYTAAIDRGLTPATTLIDEPHSFDVGPDQPPYSPRNYDLKFEGPLTLRTALERSRNVPAVLVMEMLGPAQVAPYQTRFGLPGAMPPYLSSALGAGESTLVALASAYSAFPNHGVRMDPAMVLSVTDREGVMLEEHTPVARDAIRADTAYVMTSLLRGVVQRGTAASAASLKWPLAGKTGTVNDYTDAWFVGFDPEITLAVWIGYDEKKPIGNGETGTTAALPVWIDIMREYLDGRDREHPPEFDAPANIVFVPVDRHTGQPVDADDPEAITEAFISGTQPSR, via the coding sequence ATGCCACGCCTACCCGCCCTCGCCCGGCACGCGGGCCTCGTGTTGCTGTTCGTCGGCGCCGCGCTCGCCGGCACGGCGAGCGGCGTCCTGTTCGCGTATTCCGACGATCTTCCCGGCATCTCGGCGCTGGACCAGTACAAGCCCGACACCATCACGCGCGTGCTCGGGCGCGACGGCACGGTCGTCGGCGAATTCGCGACCGAACGCCGCGTGGTCCTGCGCTACGACGAGATTCCGCCCATCATGCGCCAGGCGGTGCTGTCGGCCGAGGACGCGGGGTTCTTCTCGCACTTCGGGTTCAGCCTCACGGGCCTCGTGCGGGCCGTCGTCACCAACCTGGTCCAGATGCGCAAGGCCGGCGGCGCGAGCACGCTCACGCAGCAGCTGACGCGCAAGCTGTTCCTGACCGACGAGAAGACGTGGGAGCGCAAGGTCAAGGAGCTCCTGCTCGCGCTGCAGATCGAGAAGCGCTACACGAAGGAAGAGATCTTCACCCTCTACTGCAACCAGATGTACTTCGGCCACGGCGCCTACGGGGTCGAGGCCGCGTCGCAGCTCTATTTCGGCAAGCCGGTGAAGGATCTCGCCGTCGAGGAGGCCGCGCTCATCGCCGGGATCCTGCAGGGCAACGTCCGCCAGAGCCCGTACGTCAACCCCGACGCCGCATTGCGCCGCCGCAACTACACGCTCGGCCGCATGGCGGCGGAGGGCTACATCTCCGAGGCCGACGCCGAGGCGGCGAAGGCCCGGCCGATCGTCACCCGCGGCGATCCGTCGCGCGAGTCGAGCATCGCGCCGTACTACGTCGAGGAGGTCCGCAAGCACCTCGAGGCCCGCTACGGCGCCCAGCAGCTCTACGAGAGCGGCCTCACCGTCCAGACGCCACTCGACCCGCGCCTCCAGGCCATCGCGACGCGCGCGCTCGACGCCGGACTCCGGCGCGTGGACAAGCGCCGCACGGGCTTCCGCCGCGCGCAGGTCCGCGTCGTCAAGGACGGCGGGGATCTCGCCGCCTACCGCCACGAGCGGTGGGGCCGCCCCTTCGCCGTCGGGGACATCGTTCCCGCCCTCGTCGAGCGCGTGGACGCGCCTGGCGCCCAGCCGGGGCACGCGGATCTTCGCATCGGACCGCTCCGGGCGGAGTTGACCCGCGAGTCGTTCCGGTGGACGAGGCGCGCGCACGCATCACAGGTGGTGTCGGTCGGCGACCTGGTGGACGTCGAGCTCGTGTCGATCGACGGCGACGCACATACGGCCGCGGTCCGCCTCGAGCAGACGCCCCTCCTGGAGGGCGCCGTCGTGGCGCTCGAGAACTCGACGGGCCACGTCCTGGCCATGGTGGGCGGCTACAGCTTCGCCCGCAGCAAGTTCAACCGCGCGACACAGGCCCTCCGCCAGATCGGGTCCACGTTCAAGCCCATCCTGTATACGGCGGCCATCGACCGCGGCCTCACGCCCGCGACGACCCTGATCGACGAGCCGCACTCGTTCGACGTCGGGCCGGATCAGCCACCGTACAGCCCCCGCAACTACGATCTGAAGTTCGAGGGACCGCTGACGCTCCGCACGGCGCTGGAGCGGTCCCGCAACGTGCCGGCGGTGCTCGTCATGGAGATGCTGGGGCCGGCGCAGGTGGCGCCGTACCAGACGCGCTTCGGCCTGCCCGGCGCGATGCCGCCGTACCTCTCGTCGGCGCTGGGCGCGGGCGAGTCGACACTGGTGGCGCTCGCGTCGGCGTACTCGGCGTTCCCGAATCATGGCGTCCGGATGGATCCGGCGATGGTCCTCTCGGTGACCGACCGGGAGGGCGTGATGCTCGAGGAGCACACGCCGGTGGCCCGCGACGCCATCCGGGCCGACACCGCCTACGTGATGACGAGCCTGCTTCGCGGCGTCGTCCAGCGCGGGACGGCGGCCTCGGCCGCGTCGCTCAAGTGGCCGCTGGCCGGCAAGACGGGCACCGTGAACGACTACACCGACGCGTGGTTCGTCGGCTTCGACCCCGAGATCACGCTGGCCGTCTGGATCGGCTACGACGAAAAGAAGCCGATCGGCAACGGCGAGACCGGCACCACGGCGGCCCTCCCCGTGTGGATCGACATCATGCGCGAGTATCTCGACGGCCGCGACCGCGAGCATCCGCCGGAGTTCGACGCGCCCGCCAACATCGTGTTCGTCCCCGTGGACCGCCACACGGGCCAGCCTGTCGACGCCGACGATCCCGAGGCCATCACCGAGGCGTTCATCTCCGGCACGCAGCCGAGCCGGTAG
- the prfB gene encoding peptide chain release factor 2 (programmed frameshift), whose product MDELVRRSGDLLKRANDLRSYLDRATATDELATLEARIADPGFWNNPQDAQKALQRRRRLADDVDLRDSLTRRVDDLGVLLEWAGGGEDVGADLARGLDELEDQVEAAETKKMLSGEHDGAAAIVTIHPGAGGVDSQDWAEMLLRMYLKWAEKRGFRRELIDYQPGEEAGLKSTTLLLEGDNAFGLMSAEAGVHRLVRISPFDQQARRHTAFASVYVWPEIEDDVEIDIPEKDLRIDTYRSSGAGGQHVNVTDSAVRITHLPTGIVVSCQNERSQHKNRDVAMKVLRARLYDAKLKEQQAKLDQIGGTKKEIAFGSQIRSYVLQPYQMVKDHRTKLQVGDVHRVLDGDLDAFIKSYLMAKAGGTLGQTSPDDEDA is encoded by the exons CTGGACGAACTGGTTCGACGCTCTGGGGATCTGCTGAAGCGGGCCAACGACCTGCGGAGCTATCTT GACCGGGCGACAGCCACCGACGAACTCGCCACCCTCGAGGCCCGGATCGCCGATCCCGGGTTCTGGAACAACCCTCAGGACGCCCAGAAGGCCCTGCAACGCCGTCGCCGGCTGGCCGACGACGTCGACCTGCGCGACTCCCTGACCCGTCGTGTGGACGACCTCGGCGTCCTGCTGGAATGGGCGGGCGGGGGAGAAGACGTCGGCGCCGATCTGGCCAGGGGTCTCGATGAGCTCGAAGACCAGGTCGAGGCGGCCGAGACCAAGAAGATGCTCTCGGGCGAGCACGACGGGGCGGCGGCCATCGTCACCATCCACCCGGGGGCCGGCGGCGTGGACTCGCAGGACTGGGCGGAGATGCTCCTCCGCATGTACCTCAAGTGGGCGGAGAAGCGCGGGTTCCGCCGCGAGCTGATCGACTACCAGCCGGGTGAGGAAGCCGGCCTCAAGAGCACCACGCTCTTGCTCGAGGGCGACAACGCGTTCGGGCTCATGTCGGCCGAGGCCGGCGTCCACCGCCTGGTGCGCATCTCGCCGTTCGATCAGCAGGCGCGGCGCCACACCGCGTTCGCCTCCGTCTATGTGTGGCCCGAGATCGAGGACGACGTCGAGATCGACATCCCCGAGAAGGATCTGCGCATCGACACCTACCGATCGAGCGGCGCCGGCGGTCAGCATGTGAACGTCACGGATTCGGCCGTGCGGATCACGCACCTGCCGACCGGCATCGTCGTCTCCTGCCAGAACGAGCGGTCGCAGCACAAGAACCGCGACGTGGCCATGAAGGTCCTCCGCGCCCGCCTGTACGACGCGAAGTTGAAGGAGCAGCAGGCGAAGCTCGATCAGATCGGCGGCACGAAGAAGGAGATCGCCTTCGGGAGCCAGATCCGGAGCTACGTCCTGCAGCCGTACCAGATGGTCAAGGACCACCGGACCAAGCTGCAGGTGGGCGACGTGCACCGCGTGCTCGACGGCGACCTGGACGCCTTCATCAAGTCGTACCTGATGGCCAAGGCGGGCGGCACGCTCGGGCAGACCTCGCCGGACGACGAAGACGCCTGA
- the lnt gene encoding apolipoprotein N-acyltransferase translates to MDYALALLSGALLALSFPRYGHPVVALVAVVPLFVALAGWRGRPGVYRGQPFRRGAALGAVTGLVYFGGTIYWTGAVVETFGGLPGIVALLCALALALYMSAYTALAGGLIGALVARAGARGLVLAPTAWVAAEFARGHVLGGFPWVPLGAAVVTLTPIAQLASLVGVYGLSGYLATLGVLVASALTTEGRPRLTAAAGAVLLLAGVSAWGASRVADGRLTRDGSPFVVGLIQPNISQQDKWNRALGPEIASRFADLTREAVAKGAQAVLWPESSTPYLFNEDPVRAESVRALVRDTGVPLLFGTDEVERGTPDRYYNSAFVLDPTGAVAAVYRKMQLVPFGEYVPLRHLLFFVSPLVDAVSDFAPGERVTMMPLGEHMASTAICYEVVYPHLIRQAVMNGSELLTTITNDAWYGDSSAPYQHFALASMRAIEQGRYLARAANTGISGVVDPYGRPVVTTRVFEQAVVTAEVRFLQERTLYATIGDAVAVVSLGLTLAAAAWLAASRPAR, encoded by the coding sequence CTGGATTACGCGCTAGCTCTCCTTTCGGGCGCCCTCCTGGCGCTGTCGTTCCCACGCTACGGGCACCCCGTCGTGGCGCTCGTGGCCGTGGTCCCGCTGTTCGTGGCGCTGGCCGGTTGGCGCGGCCGTCCGGGCGTGTATCGCGGGCAGCCCTTCCGCCGCGGCGCAGCGCTCGGTGCCGTCACCGGGCTCGTCTACTTCGGCGGAACCATCTACTGGACGGGAGCCGTCGTCGAGACCTTCGGCGGGCTGCCAGGGATCGTGGCGCTGCTGTGCGCGCTGGCGCTCGCACTCTACATGTCGGCCTACACGGCCCTGGCCGGGGGCCTCATCGGTGCGCTCGTCGCGCGGGCAGGGGCGCGCGGCCTCGTGCTGGCGCCGACGGCCTGGGTCGCTGCCGAATTCGCGCGCGGGCACGTCCTGGGGGGATTCCCATGGGTGCCGCTCGGCGCCGCCGTCGTCACACTGACGCCAATTGCCCAGCTGGCGAGCCTCGTCGGCGTCTATGGCCTGTCGGGCTATCTCGCCACCCTCGGCGTGCTGGTGGCCTCCGCGCTCACGACTGAGGGGCGGCCGCGCCTCACCGCGGCCGCGGGCGCCGTGCTGCTGCTGGCCGGGGTGTCGGCGTGGGGCGCGTCGCGCGTCGCGGACGGCCGGCTGACGCGCGACGGCTCGCCGTTCGTCGTGGGGCTGATCCAGCCGAACATCTCCCAGCAGGACAAGTGGAACCGCGCCCTTGGGCCCGAGATCGCGAGCCGTTTCGCCGACCTGACGCGCGAGGCGGTGGCGAAGGGGGCACAGGCCGTGCTGTGGCCGGAGTCGTCCACGCCCTACCTGTTCAACGAGGATCCGGTCCGCGCCGAGTCCGTGCGGGCGCTCGTGCGCGACACGGGCGTCCCCCTCCTGTTCGGCACCGACGAGGTCGAGCGGGGGACACCGGACCGGTACTACAACTCGGCGTTCGTGCTCGACCCGACCGGCGCGGTCGCGGCCGTCTACCGCAAGATGCAGCTGGTGCCGTTCGGCGAGTACGTCCCGCTCCGGCACCTGCTGTTCTTCGTCTCCCCGCTGGTGGACGCCGTGTCCGACTTCGCGCCGGGCGAGCGCGTCACGATGATGCCGCTCGGCGAACACATGGCCAGCACCGCCATCTGTTACGAGGTCGTGTACCCGCACCTCATCCGGCAGGCGGTGATGAATGGGTCGGAACTGCTCACGACGATCACCAACGACGCCTGGTACGGCGACAGCTCGGCGCCCTACCAGCACTTCGCGCTCGCCTCCATGCGCGCCATCGAGCAGGGGCGCTACCTGGCGCGCGCGGCCAACACCGGCATCTCCGGCGTCGTGGACCCGTACGGACGCCCCGTCGTCACGACCCGGGTGTTCGAGCAGGCCGTGGTCACGGCGGAGGTGCGCTTCCTCCAGGAGCGCACCCTGTATGCGACAATCGGGGACGCGGTCGCCGTGGTGTCACTGGGGCTGACGCTCGCCGCCGCGGCCTGGCTGGCGGCGTCGCGGCCGGCCCGATGA
- a CDS encoding SPOR domain-containing protein yields MASSDDGVREIQLSGKQLVFLFMAVTVVSVVIFLCGVLVGRGVQAHSTAVTADAAATLDDADTDPTAASPAPADTGGPTKATGLGYQERLEADGPAPETLVTRPPSAAAAATSRPTPEPAATTPAPQAPAAGQGTRAAAPPPAPAADAPLPAALAEPRGDGFAIQVAALSGRAEAEAVATRLKGKGYSAYLMPPLAGQPTVFRVRVGKYKARAEAETVASKLQREERFQPWITR; encoded by the coding sequence ATGGCCTCGTCCGACGACGGCGTTCGCGAGATCCAGTTGAGCGGCAAGCAGCTCGTCTTCCTCTTCATGGCGGTCACGGTCGTCTCGGTCGTGATCTTCCTGTGCGGCGTGCTGGTGGGGCGCGGGGTACAGGCGCATTCCACGGCCGTCACCGCGGACGCCGCGGCGACGCTGGACGACGCAGACACGGATCCCACGGCCGCCTCGCCGGCGCCCGCCGATACCGGTGGTCCCACCAAGGCGACGGGGCTCGGCTATCAGGAGCGGCTCGAAGCCGACGGGCCCGCGCCGGAGACGCTGGTCACGCGTCCGCCGTCGGCCGCGGCCGCCGCGACGAGCCGGCCCACGCCGGAGCCGGCCGCCACGACGCCCGCACCGCAGGCCCCGGCAGCCGGACAGGGCACGCGCGCCGCGGCACCGCCTCCTGCCCCGGCGGCCGACGCGCCGCTGCCCGCGGCGCTGGCCGAGCCCCGCGGCGACGGCTTCGCCATCCAGGTCGCGGCGCTCAGCGGGCGCGCCGAGGCCGAAGCGGTCGCGACCCGTTTGAAGGGCAAGGGGTACAGCGCCTACCTGATGCCGCCGCTCGCCGGCCAGCCGACCGTCTTCCGCGTGCGCGTCGGCAAGTACAAGGCGCGGGCCGAAGCCGAGACGGTCGCGTCGAAGCTGCAGCGCGAAGAGCGGTTCCAGCCCTGGATTACGCGCTAG
- a CDS encoding molybdenum cofactor guanylyltransferase yields MTTWSAAVLVGGRARRLGGRAKPLLDVGGRTVVERQAAAVTALGGTVTLVAAQDAAPADWPYPVVRDLMAGGALAGLHAALTHAATPYVLVLAGDLPFLTVPFLAALLERRHAAEAVVPRPAGRWQPLCAVYQRTVAGKAQARLARGLWRVTDLLDDLRVEAVDDVALAPFDPHGRLLLNVNTPDDYQRAVLHAVQES; encoded by the coding sequence ATGACGACGTGGTCCGCGGCCGTGCTCGTTGGAGGACGCGCCCGGCGCCTGGGTGGTCGCGCCAAGCCCCTGCTCGACGTCGGCGGGCGGACCGTCGTGGAGCGCCAGGCGGCGGCCGTGACCGCGCTCGGCGGGACGGTCACGCTCGTGGCCGCGCAGGACGCCGCGCCGGCGGACTGGCCGTACCCCGTCGTGCGCGACCTGATGGCGGGCGGCGCGCTGGCGGGCCTGCACGCGGCCCTCACGCACGCGGCGACGCCCTACGTGCTCGTCCTCGCCGGGGATCTGCCCTTCCTCACCGTCCCCTTCCTGGCGGCCCTCCTCGAGCGGCGCCACGCCGCCGAGGCCGTCGTGCCCCGGCCGGCGGGCCGCTGGCAGCCGCTGTGCGCCGTCTACCAGCGCACGGTCGCGGGGAAGGCGCAGGCGCGGCTCGCGCGCGGTCTGTGGCGCGTCACCGACCTGCTGGACGACCTGCGCGTCGAGGCCGTGGACGACGTGGCGCTGGCCCCGTTCGACCCGCACGGCCGCCTGCTGTTGAACGTGAATACCCCCGACGACTACCAGCGCGCTGTCCTGCACGCCGTCCAGGAATCGTGA
- the argS gene encoding arginine--tRNA ligase codes for MMLPVYDRLRAAIAAALATRYDVQRDAATIPLDATPNRAFGDIGSPIAFELARQLKTAPRAIAQALAESLGALEGVASISAAPNGYLNLFLDRPAFLRARLAGELPPAPDARGKTAVEHTAINPNKAAHIGHLRNACLGDTLVRALRYRGTAVEVQNYIDDTGVQVADVVVGLRHLEGLDLDGVRRVADSTRFDHYCWDLYARVTEWYEGDPARLTLRAAALHDIEHGANPAAAIGAFVAERIVRTHLVTMGRLGIDYDLLTWEGDILRLQFWARAFELLKASGAVFLQNEGKLAGCWVMRIDEDGDGSADAAPAETPAGDEEEPREKVIVRSNGTVTYVGKDMALQFWKLGVLGRDFRYRQFATRLDGAPLWATTSDEADAVGAHPAFGAASATVNVIDVRQSYLQQLLKQALAVAGHPEAARLHTHFAYEMVALSHATARELGFGPAEGSEEAAKPFVEVSGRKGLGVKADDLLDRIIEKALGEVIRRNPDLPAADARRTAERIGVAAVRYFMVKYSRTKVIAFDIDEALSFEGESGPYLQYAVVRANNIFQKLREREGLGDDDVARAVAELPPTALIGDDGADRLWSLVLDAARLDDVVEQAVRTLELAVLAKYAFGLAQAFNAVYHALPILNEERRDVRLWRAAALGYVRRQMTAALATMGIDVPARM; via the coding sequence ATGATGCTCCCCGTGTATGACCGCCTGCGCGCCGCCATCGCCGCGGCGCTCGCGACCCGCTACGACGTTCAGCGCGACGCGGCCACCATCCCTCTCGACGCCACCCCGAACCGTGCGTTCGGCGACATCGGCTCTCCCATCGCCTTCGAGCTCGCCCGCCAGCTGAAGACGGCTCCGCGGGCCATCGCGCAGGCCTTGGCCGAGAGCCTCGGCGCGCTCGAGGGCGTCGCCTCGATCAGCGCGGCCCCGAACGGCTACCTGAACCTGTTTCTCGACCGCCCGGCGTTCCTGCGCGCGCGGCTGGCCGGGGAGCTGCCCCCGGCACCGGACGCCCGCGGCAAGACGGCCGTCGAGCACACGGCGATCAACCCGAACAAGGCGGCCCACATCGGGCACCTCCGCAATGCGTGCCTTGGCGACACCCTGGTGCGCGCGCTCCGCTACCGGGGCACGGCGGTCGAGGTGCAGAACTACATCGACGACACCGGCGTGCAGGTGGCCGACGTCGTCGTCGGGCTGCGGCATCTCGAGGGCCTCGACCTCGACGGCGTCCGGCGCGTGGCCGACAGCACCCGGTTCGACCACTACTGCTGGGATCTGTACGCGCGGGTGACCGAGTGGTACGAGGGCGACCCGGCGCGCCTGACGCTGCGGGCCGCGGCGCTCCACGACATCGAACACGGGGCCAATCCCGCGGCCGCGATCGGGGCCTTCGTGGCCGAGCGGATCGTCCGGACCCATCTCGTGACGATGGGCCGCCTGGGCATCGACTACGACCTCCTCACGTGGGAGGGCGACATCCTGCGCCTCCAGTTCTGGGCGCGCGCCTTCGAGTTGCTGAAGGCCAGCGGCGCCGTCTTCCTGCAGAACGAGGGGAAGCTCGCCGGCTGCTGGGTCATGCGGATCGACGAGGACGGCGACGGCTCCGCCGACGCCGCGCCGGCCGAGACGCCGGCCGGCGACGAGGAGGAGCCGCGGGAGAAGGTGATCGTCAGGTCCAACGGCACGGTCACCTATGTCGGCAAGGACATGGCGCTGCAGTTCTGGAAGCTCGGCGTCCTGGGCCGCGACTTCCGCTACCGCCAGTTCGCCACCCGGCTCGACGGCGCGCCCCTGTGGGCCACGACGAGCGACGAAGCCGACGCCGTCGGGGCGCATCCGGCCTTCGGGGCGGCGAGCGCGACCGTGAACGTGATCGACGTACGGCAGTCCTACCTGCAGCAGCTCCTCAAGCAGGCCCTGGCCGTCGCGGGGCACCCCGAGGCCGCGCGGCTGCACACCCACTTCGCCTACGAGATGGTCGCGCTCTCGCACGCGACGGCGCGGGAGCTGGGGTTCGGCCCTGCCGAGGGTTCCGAGGAGGCGGCCAAGCCATTCGTCGAGGTCTCGGGCCGGAAGGGCCTCGGCGTCAAGGCCGACGACCTCCTCGACCGCATCATCGAGAAGGCGCTCGGCGAGGTCATCCGGCGGAACCCCGATCTGCCCGCGGCCGACGCGCGGCGTACGGCGGAGCGCATTGGCGTGGCCGCCGTCCGCTATTTCATGGTCAAGTACTCGCGGACGAAGGTCATCGCGTTCGACATCGACGAAGCCCTCAGCTTCGAAGGCGAGAGCGGCCCCTACCTGCAGTACGCGGTCGTCCGCGCGAACAACATCTTCCAGAAGCTCCGGGAGCGGGAGGGCCTCGGCGACGACGACGTGGCCCGCGCCGTGGCCGAACTGCCGCCAACCGCGCTCATCGGCGACGACGGCGCCGATCGCCTCTGGTCGCTGGTCCTCGATGCGGCACGTCTCGACGACGTGGTGGAACAAGCCGTCCGCACGCTCGAGTTGGCGGTGCTCGCGAAATACGCGTTCGGCCTGGCCCAGGCCTTCAACGCCGTCTACCACGCCCTGCCGATTCTCAACGAGGAGCGGCGCGACGTGCGGCTCTGGCGGGCCGCGGCGCTCGGGTACGTCCGGCGGCAGATGACGGCGGCCCTCGCCACGATGGGCATCGACGTTCCGGCCCGCATGTGA
- a CDS encoding gamma-glutamyl-gamma-aminobutyrate hydrolase family protein, with amino-acid sequence MPTIAITPCRQMSDYLESVRRTGATPVEVSLTDAPADIVARVDGLLLTGGEDIDPALYGAAAQASHVPADPGRDAFEVALVEAAMARGLPLFAICRGMQVLNVALGGDLVQDIPTEVNGAVHHDVREPRYALAHEVWATQGSLFATLMRDKLVDGESCQVNSRHHQAVRHPGRSLEVVATAPDGVIEAVQGPGPFCLGVQWHPENFWRTGEFRPLFEGFVEACRKTRQG; translated from the coding sequence ATGCCCACCATCGCGATCACGCCGTGCCGGCAGATGTCCGACTACCTGGAGTCGGTGCGCCGCACCGGCGCGACGCCCGTCGAGGTGTCGCTCACCGACGCGCCGGCCGACATCGTGGCGCGCGTGGATGGCCTCCTGCTCACGGGCGGCGAGGACATCGATCCCGCCCTCTACGGGGCGGCCGCGCAGGCGTCGCACGTCCCGGCCGATCCCGGGCGCGATGCCTTCGAGGTGGCGCTGGTCGAGGCCGCGATGGCGCGCGGGCTGCCCCTCTTCGCGATCTGCCGTGGCATGCAGGTGCTGAACGTCGCCCTCGGCGGTGACCTCGTGCAGGACATCCCCACGGAGGTGAACGGCGCCGTCCACCACGATGTCCGGGAGCCCCGGTATGCCCTGGCCCACGAGGTGTGGGCGACGCAGGGCTCGCTCTTCGCGACGCTGATGCGCGACAAGCTGGTGGATGGCGAGAGCTGCCAGGTGAACAGCCGCCACCACCAGGCCGTGCGGCACCCAGGCCGCTCGCTGGAGGTGGTCGCGACGGCGCCCGACGGCGTGATCGAGGCGGTCCAGGGGCCGGGGCCCTTCTGCCTGGGCGTGCAGTGGCATCCGGAGAACTTCTGGCGAACGGGCGAGTTCCGCCCGCTCTTCGAGGGTTTCGTCGAGGCCTGCCGCAAAACCCGCCAGGGCTGA
- a CDS encoding TRAM domain-containing protein, whose protein sequence is MAPSRGETLTLEVERPAVGGRMIARHDGAVVLVAGAIPGERVRAVVERVQRHTVFARTIDVLDPSPDRVAADAAVACGGNVLAHVSAPRQAALKGEMLTDAFRRLAKIDVGRIPVEAGPADGYRTRARAHVRQGRWGFFEASTHTLCAIAGTRQLAADGAARLEAICAAVAGATPHAAEIEWAESLDGTRCAAHVDVAGRVPRGGIGTRTEVQGLSWSGEGRESAEGFGEPVVVDALRGADGGAVTVRHHVRSFFQGNRYLLQALVDDVAGRLGEDVVADLYAGVGLFSVRFAADGRTVTAVESERHAAGDLAAHARAWPALVAHHATVEAFAAAGGLEGVPAVVVDPPRAGLAPQVTAALARSTVGRIVYVSCDPATLARDVGLLTADGFVMADLRAFDLFPRTAHVEAVATLVRPPR, encoded by the coding sequence ATGGCGCCTTCCCGGGGCGAGACGCTGACGCTCGAGGTGGAGCGGCCGGCCGTCGGCGGTCGCATGATCGCGCGGCACGACGGCGCGGTCGTCCTCGTCGCCGGAGCCATCCCCGGCGAGCGCGTCAGGGCCGTCGTGGAGCGCGTCCAGCGCCACACGGTGTTCGCACGCACCATCGACGTGCTCGATCCGTCGCCTGACCGCGTCGCCGCGGATGCCGCGGTGGCGTGTGGCGGCAACGTGCTGGCCCACGTCAGCGCGCCCCGCCAGGCCGCTCTCAAGGGAGAGATGCTGACCGATGCGTTCCGGCGTCTCGCGAAGATCGACGTCGGCCGCATCCCCGTCGAGGCCGGACCCGCCGATGGATACCGCACCCGCGCCCGCGCCCACGTCCGACAGGGCCGCTGGGGATTCTTCGAGGCGTCCACGCACACGCTCTGCGCGATCGCGGGGACGCGCCAGCTAGCGGCGGACGGCGCCGCCCGCCTCGAGGCGATCTGCGCCGCCGTCGCGGGGGCCACGCCGCACGCGGCCGAGATCGAATGGGCGGAGTCCCTCGACGGCACCCGCTGCGCGGCCCACGTCGATGTGGCCGGACGCGTCCCCCGCGGCGGCATCGGAACGCGGACGGAGGTGCAGGGGCTCTCGTGGAGCGGGGAGGGGCGCGAGTCGGCGGAAGGGTTCGGAGAGCCGGTCGTGGTGGACGCCCTCCGCGGCGCCGACGGCGGGGCGGTGACGGTCCGCCACCACGTACGGTCGTTCTTCCAGGGCAACCGGTATCTGCTGCAAGCGCTCGTGGACGACGTGGCCGGCCGCCTCGGCGAGGACGTCGTCGCGGACCTCTATGCGGGCGTCGGCCTGTTCAGCGTGCGGTTCGCCGCCGACGGGCGGACCGTCACGGCCGTGGAATCGGAGCGGCATGCCGCCGGTGACCTGGCGGCTCACGCCCGCGCCTGGCCGGCGCTCGTCGCGCACCACGCGACGGTCGAGGCCTTTGCCGCCGCAGGTGGCCTCGAGGGCGTGCCGGCGGTCGTGGTGGACCCGCCGAGAGCTGGCCTCGCGCCTCAGGTGACCGCCGCGCTCGCGCGCTCCACGGTCGGTCGCATCGTCTACGTCTCCTGCGATCCGGCCACCTTGGCGCGCGACGTCGGCCTGCTGACCGCGGACGGATTCGTGATGGCGGACCTCCGCGCCTTCGACCTCTTCCCGCGTACCGCGCACGTCGAAGCCGTGGCCACGCTCGTCCGCCCGCCGCGCTGA